The following are encoded together in the Dyella terrae genome:
- a CDS encoding sensor histidine kinase produces the protein MWLGLRSLESRMVMLLGFAGIAGALIYAGVTQWPLPQILVWLRQLGINLGTPAHFGFYGGILVSMAFLLPLSLWLGHRVISPITKLLRALEGAVASYRDGDFSFSIAATRRDELGELIRMHNALGQTLREQRQNLAQRELLLDTVVQNTPVALVLTDASGRVTYANIASRHLFNEGRTLHGLDFGELLSDSPEALRRAVESGEDALLTVEMDGGEETFHLSQRSFRLQGRPHRLQLFRRMTRELSRQEVATWKRVIRVISHELNNSLAPISSLAHSGAELARRGDTARLPGVFATIGERARHLHGFIAGYASFAKLPAPQPKAIEWKPFLDGLALHCKFRLGSALPEQPGWFDTAQIEQVLINLVKNAHESGSADDEVSLSVMIVARDARIEVADRGPGMSETVLAQALLPFYSTKRSGTGLGLALAREIVEAHGGRIALNNREDGGLRVSLLLPLGSR, from the coding sequence ATGTGGCTGGGCTTGCGTTCGCTCGAGTCGCGCATGGTGATGCTGCTGGGTTTTGCCGGTATCGCGGGCGCACTTATCTACGCTGGTGTGACGCAGTGGCCGTTGCCGCAGATTCTGGTATGGCTACGCCAGCTAGGCATCAACCTCGGAACGCCGGCGCATTTCGGGTTTTACGGCGGCATCCTCGTATCGATGGCCTTTCTGCTGCCCTTGTCGCTCTGGCTGGGCCATCGCGTGATATCGCCCATCACCAAGCTGTTGCGCGCGCTCGAAGGCGCCGTGGCCAGTTACCGCGACGGTGACTTCAGCTTTTCCATCGCGGCCACGCGCCGCGACGAACTGGGCGAGCTGATCCGCATGCACAACGCGCTGGGGCAGACCTTGCGCGAGCAGCGCCAGAACCTTGCACAGCGCGAATTGCTGCTGGATACGGTGGTGCAGAACACGCCCGTCGCGCTGGTGCTCACTGATGCCAGCGGACGAGTGACCTACGCCAACATTGCTTCGCGCCATCTCTTCAACGAGGGGCGCACTTTGCACGGCCTGGATTTCGGCGAGCTGCTCAGCGACAGTCCCGAAGCACTGCGTCGCGCGGTGGAAAGCGGAGAGGATGCGCTGCTGACCGTGGAGATGGACGGCGGTGAGGAAACCTTTCACCTATCGCAACGCAGCTTCCGTTTGCAGGGGAGGCCGCATCGTTTGCAGTTGTTCCGGCGCATGACGCGCGAACTGTCGCGACAGGAAGTCGCCACGTGGAAACGCGTGATCCGCGTGATCAGCCATGAACTCAACAACTCGCTGGCGCCGATTTCCTCGCTGGCGCATTCCGGCGCGGAACTCGCGCGCCGGGGCGACACCGCGCGCCTGCCGGGCGTCTTCGCCACCATCGGTGAGCGCGCGCGGCATCTGCATGGTTTCATTGCCGGCTACGCCAGTTTCGCCAAGCTGCCCGCGCCACAACCCAAGGCGATCGAATGGAAGCCATTCCTGGACGGCTTGGCGTTGCACTGCAAATTCCGCCTGGGCAGCGCCTTGCCCGAGCAGCCCGGTTGGTTCGACACGGCGCAGATCGAGCAGGTATTGATCAACCTGGTGAAGAACGCACACGAATCGGGCAGCGCCGATGACGAAGTATCGCTGTCGGTCATGATCGTCGCCCGTGATGCGCGCATCGAGGTGGCCGACCGTGGCCCTGGCATGAGCGAGACGGTGCTGGCGCAGGCCCTGTTGCCGTTCTATTCCACCAAGCGTTCCGGCACCGGCCTGGGTCTGGCGTTGGCGCGCGAGATCGTGGAAGCCCATGGCGGCCGCATCGCGCTCAACAACCGGGAGGATGGCGGCCTGCGGGTCAGCCTGTTGCTCCCGCTAGGGTCAAGATAA
- a CDS encoding SPFH domain-containing protein, giving the protein MGSIFALVLIAVAVIVVAKLVRMVPQGYEWTVERFGRYTRTLTPGLHFLVPFIYSIGRKMNMMEQVLDVPSKDVITKDNAVVRVDGVVFYQVLDAAKAAYEVANLEQAALALVMTNIRTVLGSMDLDESLSQRDAINAKLLNVVDEATHPWGVKVNRIEIKDIAPPRDLIDSMARQMKAEREKRANILEAEGFRQAAILKAEGEKQSVILAAEGEKEAAFRAAEARERSAEAEAKATTMVSESIANGNVNALNYFVANKYVEALKEMAHSPNQKMLLLPMETTGILGSLAGIAELAKDSLSQQQASNTGRRTPPSMS; this is encoded by the coding sequence ATGGGCTCGATATTTGCTCTCGTATTGATCGCGGTCGCCGTGATTGTGGTCGCCAAGCTGGTGCGCATGGTGCCGCAGGGTTACGAATGGACGGTGGAGCGTTTCGGTCGCTATACGCGCACGCTCACACCGGGCCTGCATTTCCTCGTCCCCTTCATCTACAGCATCGGTCGCAAGATGAACATGATGGAGCAGGTGCTGGACGTGCCCTCGAAGGACGTCATCACCAAGGACAACGCCGTGGTGCGCGTCGATGGTGTGGTGTTCTATCAGGTGCTGGATGCAGCCAAAGCCGCCTATGAAGTGGCAAATCTCGAGCAGGCCGCGCTGGCGTTGGTGATGACCAACATCCGCACGGTGCTGGGCTCGATGGACCTGGATGAATCGCTGAGTCAGCGCGACGCCATCAACGCCAAGCTGCTTAACGTGGTGGATGAAGCCACCCATCCGTGGGGTGTCAAGGTCAATCGCATCGAGATCAAGGACATCGCGCCTCCGCGAGATCTGATTGATTCGATGGCGCGCCAGATGAAGGCCGAGCGCGAGAAGCGTGCAAACATTCTCGAAGCAGAAGGTTTTCGTCAGGCAGCCATTCTCAAGGCTGAAGGTGAAAAGCAGTCAGTGATTCTGGCGGCAGAAGGTGAGAAGGAAGCCGCTTTCCGCGCTGCTGAAGCCCGCGAGCGCTCGGCAGAAGCCGAAGCCAAGGCAACCACCATGGTGTCCGAATCGATCGCCAACGGTAACGTCAACGCGCTCAATTATTTCGTCGCCAACAAGTACGTCGAGGCGCTGAAGGAAATGGCGCACTCGCCCAACCAGAAGATGCTGCTGCTTCCGATGGAAACCACCGGCATCCTCGGTTCGCTGGCAGGCATTGCCGAGCTCGCCAAGGATTCGCTCAGCCAACAGCAGGCCAGCAATACGGGCCGCCGCACGCCACCGTCGATGAGCTGA
- a CDS encoding NfeD family protein, with protein MEQIAVHYLWWILALVLIAIEVILPGYFMLWIGIAAGVTGLVVLVAPGMSLLAQALVFVVLAFLSCAAYWYGLRPRLMRNEPGDALLNRRGEQKIGQRYVLAEPIVHGRGKAKVGDSLWLVSGPDLPVGSMVEVVGVDGTTLLVRAAE; from the coding sequence ATGGAACAGATCGCCGTGCATTACCTGTGGTGGATCCTCGCGTTGGTGCTGATCGCCATCGAGGTGATCCTGCCCGGCTATTTCATGCTGTGGATCGGCATTGCCGCTGGCGTCACCGGGTTGGTGGTGCTGGTTGCGCCGGGTATGTCGTTGCTCGCGCAGGCGCTGGTGTTCGTGGTGCTCGCGTTTCTTTCCTGTGCGGCCTATTGGTACGGGCTGCGTCCGCGCCTGATGCGCAACGAGCCGGGTGACGCGCTGCTCAACCGACGTGGTGAGCAGAAGATCGGACAACGCTATGTGCTGGCTGAGCCTATCGTCCATGGGCGGGGCAAGGCGAAGGTGGGCGATAGTTTGTGGTTGGTGAGTGGGCCGGATTTGCCTGTCGGCAGTATGGTGGAGGTGGTGGGGGTCGATGGGACTACGTTGTTGGTGAGGGCGGCGGAGTAG
- a CDS encoding threonine/serine ThrE exporter family protein: protein MNPPLILTPQAMAPLNTRIAFLLELARRLHQYGTAAPRLEGAIGGAAQRLGLVADVWSSPTAIIISFTDLTQGEDEVAQVTQVMRLAPGDVNLARLSDADAIADKVIAGDIDLRGGFRQLRELGRPDTRRAQAGVIASYGLAAASVVALLLHSSWADLIAAAVIGLIIGTITVLSATRPRLAVASEAISALVATTIAIVVSQFVVPLAIKSVILAGLIVLMPGMALTTAVREISSQHLVAGVARMGGAIATLIKLTFGAVAATTLCTAFGIEGRDYALPPLPSWTDYPALILGAFAFAISFRAARRDWLVVMAAVVIGYLATRWGGALAAKLPAAPFGVFLGGLILSSLANLYARFVHRPGAIIREPGIILLVPGSTGFRSVSYLLERDTTLGMDTSLLLVTLLIALVAGLLFGDLLIAPRRSL, encoded by the coding sequence ATGAATCCGCCCCTCATCCTCACGCCACAGGCGATGGCACCGCTCAACACCCGCATCGCGTTCCTGCTGGAGCTGGCGCGTCGCCTGCACCAGTACGGCACGGCGGCGCCGCGCCTGGAGGGGGCTATCGGCGGGGCGGCGCAACGGTTGGGGTTGGTGGCGGATGTCTGGTCCAGTCCAACGGCCATCATCATCTCGTTCACCGACCTCACGCAGGGTGAGGACGAGGTGGCTCAGGTTACCCAGGTGATGCGTCTGGCGCCGGGTGACGTGAACCTGGCGCGGTTGAGCGACGCCGATGCCATCGCCGACAAGGTGATCGCAGGCGACATCGATCTGCGCGGAGGGTTTCGCCAGTTGCGCGAGCTGGGGCGGCCGGACACACGCCGCGCGCAGGCGGGCGTGATCGCGAGTTACGGCCTGGCGGCGGCGAGTGTTGTGGCGCTGCTGTTGCACAGCTCGTGGGCGGATCTCATCGCGGCGGCGGTGATCGGCCTCATCATCGGCACGATCACTGTGCTTTCTGCCACACGGCCTCGGCTGGCCGTGGCGAGTGAGGCCATCAGCGCGCTGGTCGCTACGACCATTGCTATCGTAGTCAGCCAGTTCGTGGTGCCGTTGGCGATCAAGTCAGTGATCCTGGCGGGATTGATCGTGCTCATGCCGGGCATGGCACTCACCACGGCGGTGCGCGAGATCTCCAGCCAGCATTTGGTGGCGGGCGTGGCACGCATGGGTGGTGCGATCGCGACGCTTATCAAACTCACCTTTGGTGCGGTGGCCGCGACCACGCTGTGCACGGCATTCGGCATCGAAGGCCGCGATTACGCGTTGCCGCCTTTGCCATCGTGGACGGATTATCCGGCGTTGATCCTGGGCGCTTTCGCCTTTGCCATTTCCTTCCGCGCGGCACGGCGCGACTGGCTGGTGGTCATGGCGGCGGTGGTGATCGGATATCTGGCGACGCGCTGGGGTGGTGCGTTGGCCGCCAAACTGCCGGCGGCGCCGTTCGGTGTGTTCCTGGGCGGATTGATCCTGAGCAGCCTTGCCAATCTGTATGCGCGTTTTGTGCACCGGCCGGGCGCCATCATTCGCGAGCCCGGCATCATTCTGCTGGTGCCGGGAAGTACAGGGTTTCGCAGCGTGTCGTATTTGCTCGAGCGGGACACCACGTTGGGCATGGACACCAGTTTGCTGCTGGTAACGCTGCTCATTGCATTGGTGGCCGGATTGCTGTTCGGCGATCTGCTTATTGCGCCACGCCGTTCGTTGTAA
- a CDS encoding H-NS family nucleoid-associated regulatory protein, with product MAVDIKNLNHNQLNDLISKAQSRQHELRKEKVSKLREKIHALIKAEGFSVEDIFGSARAGKARRSGGTVAPKYRNPADPEQMWSGRGKRPRWFNDALKAGKKEKDLAI from the coding sequence ATGGCAGTTGATATCAAGAACCTCAACCATAATCAGCTCAACGACCTGATCAGCAAGGCGCAGAGTCGCCAGCACGAATTGCGTAAGGAAAAGGTTTCCAAGCTTCGCGAGAAAATCCACGCATTGATCAAGGCCGAGGGTTTTTCGGTTGAAGATATTTTTGGCAGCGCACGCGCCGGCAAGGCCCGTCGCAGCGGTGGCACAGTGGCTCCCAAGTATCGCAATCCCGCTGATCCTGAGCAGATGTGGTCGGGTCGCGGCAAGCGTCCGCGCTGGTTCAATGACGCACTGAAGGCCGGCAAAAAGGAAAAGGATCTGGCGATCTGA